The following are from one region of the Abditibacteriota bacterium genome:
- a CDS encoding MBOAT family protein, which produces MVFSSVWFIFWFLPAALLVYYAVPKRLKNGVLTVISYLFYGWTNPLFVLLMFASTLIDYVAGLVQAYDGFRFRGEMRELKAGGERSRMQRGAMIASVVTNLAVLGFFKYYNFACHNLSALLEALGLPGLGHTLNVVLPLGISFYTFQSMSYAIDVYRGHARPMRSFVDFACFVAMFPQLVAGPIIRFSEIARQLTARTVSADKFARGAMFFAFGLAKKVLLANPCGKLADTCFDAAPIHALHAWYGALGYSFQIYFDFSAYSDMAVGLGLMFGFVYIRNFDMPYKSRSITEFWRRWHISLSSWLRDYLYIPLGGNRKGPWRTYLNLFLVMLLGGLWHGAGWTFVIWGGLHGILLALERMNGKRPFYHRAPAWLQTALTFLLVMFGWIFFRSGSLPEALTYIRCMFAPAAVSGADHGLIAGLLMKPYYLISFLLAGFAVWGLADTWEYTQKLTAGVIITGFVLFVLSVAMLAVQSYNPFIYFIF; this is translated from the coding sequence GTGGTATTCAGCTCGGTCTGGTTCATATTCTGGTTCCTGCCGGCAGCGCTTCTCGTCTATTACGCCGTTCCCAAGCGGCTGAAAAACGGAGTTCTCACCGTCATCAGCTACCTGTTTTACGGTTGGACGAACCCTCTGTTCGTGCTGCTGATGTTTGCCTCCACCCTCATAGATTACGTGGCGGGGCTGGTGCAGGCCTATGACGGCTTTCGTTTCCGGGGGGAGATGCGGGAGCTGAAGGCAGGCGGGGAGCGTTCCCGCATGCAAAGGGGCGCCATGATCGCGTCGGTGGTGACCAATCTGGCTGTCCTGGGCTTTTTTAAGTATTACAATTTTGCCTGTCATAACCTGAGCGCCCTGCTGGAGGCCCTGGGCCTGCCCGGGCTGGGGCATACCCTTAACGTGGTGCTGCCTCTGGGCATCAGCTTTTATACCTTTCAGTCCATGAGCTACGCCATCGACGTTTACAGGGGACACGCCAGGCCCATGAGGAGCTTTGTGGATTTTGCCTGCTTCGTGGCCATGTTCCCCCAGCTGGTGGCGGGCCCCATCATCCGGTTTTCGGAGATAGCCCGGCAGCTGACCGCAAGGACCGTGTCTGCAGACAAATTTGCCCGGGGAGCCATGTTCTTTGCCTTCGGTCTGGCCAAAAAGGTGCTGCTGGCCAACCCCTGCGGCAAGCTGGCGGACACCTGCTTTGACGCGGCGCCCATACACGCGCTCCACGCCTGGTACGGCGCGCTCGGCTACAGCTTTCAGATATATTTTGATTTCAGCGCCTATTCGGATATGGCGGTGGGGCTGGGGCTCATGTTCGGCTTCGTGTATATACGCAACTTTGACATGCCCTACAAGTCCCGGTCCATCACGGAGTTCTGGCGCAGGTGGCATATCTCCCTGTCAAGCTGGCTCAGGGATTATCTGTATATCCCTCTGGGAGGCAACAGAAAGGGACCGTGGCGCACCTATCTCAATCTGTTTTTGGTGATGCTGCTGGGGGGTCTGTGGCACGGAGCCGGCTGGACCTTCGTCATATGGGGCGGGCTCCACGGCATACTGCTGGCCCTTGAGAGGATGAACGGCAAAAGGCCTTTTTACCACAGAGCGCCGGCGTGGCTGCAGACTGCCCTCACCTTTTTGCTGGTCATGTTCGGCTGGATCTTTTTCCGCAGCGGCAGCCTGCCGGAGGCCCTGACCTATATCCGGTGCATGTTTGCCCCGGCAGCCGTGTCCGGCGCCGATCACGGGCTGATAGCCGGACTGCTCATGAAGCCCTACTACCTGATCAGCTTCCTGCTGGCGGGCTTTGCAGTGTGGGGCCTGGCGGATACCTGGGAATACACCCAGAAGCTGACAGCCGGAGTCATCATCACAGGCTTTGTCCTGTTTGTGCTGTCAGTGGCCATGCTGGCGGTCCAGTCGTACAATCCGTTTATCTATTTTATATTCTGA
- a CDS encoding MBL fold metallo-hydrolase, with amino-acid sequence MKLTFLGTGTSTGIPQVGCHCEVCRSEDPKNKRYRSAVYITDGSTRLVIDTPPEFRLQCIREGIEDIDGVIYTHEHADHLFGIDDVRGFTMKTGRTMPLYAEKRVADCIRTAFPYMFRPPINPSQIPKIVLNVIRGPFDLGSLHIIPFRVMHGNLPILSFRIGDLVYATDVKTVPPESEKYFENCGTLVLDGLRYREHCSHFNIEEAIEFVARYRPGRCYLTHLTHNVDHETLSRELPDNVFAAYDGLTLEV; translated from the coding sequence ATGAAGCTGACCTTTTTGGGCACGGGGACCAGCACCGGCATACCCCAGGTGGGCTGCCACTGTGAAGTGTGCCGCTCGGAGGACCCCAAAAACAAAAGGTACAGGTCTGCCGTGTATATCACGGACGGCAGCACCCGGCTGGTGATAGACACGCCTCCGGAGTTCCGTTTGCAGTGCATCCGGGAGGGCATAGAGGATATAGACGGGGTGATATACACCCATGAGCACGCCGACCACCTCTTCGGTATAGACGACGTGCGGGGCTTTACCATGAAGACGGGCAGGACCATGCCCCTCTATGCGGAGAAAAGGGTGGCGGACTGTATCAGGACCGCCTTTCCCTATATGTTCCGGCCTCCCATCAATCCCAGCCAGATACCGAAGATAGTCCTCAACGTTATCCGGGGGCCCTTTGACCTGGGGAGCCTGCACATCATCCCCTTCAGGGTGATGCACGGCAATCTGCCCATCCTCTCCTTCAGGATAGGGGACCTGGTTTATGCCACGGACGTGAAGACGGTGCCGCCGGAGAGCGAAAAATACTTTGAGAACTGCGGCACTCTGGTGCTGGACGGCCTGAGATACAGGGAGCACTGCTCCCATTTCAACATAGAAGAAGCCATAGAGTTTGTGGCCAGATACAGGCCGGGCAGATGCTATCTGACCCACCTGACCCACAACGTAGATCATGAGACTCTGTCCCGGGAGCTGCCGGACAACGTGTTCGCAGCCTATGACGGGCTGACACTGGAGGTGTAA